A region of Sphingomonas crusticola DNA encodes the following proteins:
- a CDS encoding cysteine desulfurase yields MDRVADFPAIPAGWAYLDTAATAQKPQVVIDAIAAAYGETYATVHRGVYQRSADMTLAYEAARRRVATFLNAGSANEIVFVRGATEAINLVAQSWGDSHLKAGDRILLSQLEHHSNIVPWQLLRDRTGIAIDVAPLTQDGRIDLDAVEKMLTPRHKLVALAHVSNVLGSTLDVRRAAHLAHGVGAKLLIDGCQAVPRMIVDVAALDCDFYVFSGHKLYGPTGIGCLWARPELLEAMPPWQGGGSMIDKVSFERTTYAPPPTRFEAGTPHIVGALGLHAAMDYVESIGLEAIHAHETALVRRTRAALRELNSVTLFGPEDSAGIVSFAVEGVHPHDVGTILDESRIAIRAGHHCAQPLMEALGVPATARASFGVYNGPGDVDALVKGIERVRRIFG; encoded by the coding sequence TTGGACCGCGTCGCCGACTTTCCCGCTATCCCCGCCGGCTGGGCCTATCTCGACACCGCCGCGACCGCGCAGAAGCCCCAGGTCGTGATCGATGCGATCGCGGCGGCCTATGGCGAAACCTATGCGACGGTGCATCGCGGCGTCTACCAACGCTCGGCCGACATGACTTTGGCTTATGAGGCGGCGCGGCGGCGGGTCGCGACCTTCCTCAATGCGGGCTCGGCCAACGAGATCGTGTTCGTGCGCGGCGCGACCGAGGCGATTAACCTCGTCGCGCAAAGCTGGGGCGACTCCCACCTCAAGGCGGGCGACCGCATCCTGCTGAGCCAGCTGGAGCATCATTCCAACATCGTGCCGTGGCAATTGCTGCGCGACCGCACCGGCATTGCGATCGATGTCGCGCCCCTGACGCAGGACGGACGAATCGATCTCGACGCGGTCGAAAAGATGCTGACGCCGCGGCACAAATTGGTCGCGCTGGCGCATGTCTCGAACGTGCTCGGGTCGACACTCGACGTCCGCCGCGCCGCCCATCTGGCGCACGGCGTGGGCGCTAAACTGCTGATCGATGGCTGCCAGGCAGTGCCGCGCATGATTGTCGACGTCGCCGCGCTCGATTGCGATTTCTACGTCTTCTCCGGGCATAAATTATATGGCCCTACCGGGATCGGCTGCCTGTGGGCACGGCCGGAGCTGCTCGAGGCGATGCCGCCATGGCAGGGCGGCGGATCGATGATCGACAAGGTCTCGTTCGAACGCACCACCTACGCCCCACCGCCGACACGGTTCGAGGCGGGCACGCCGCATATCGTCGGCGCTTTGGGACTGCATGCCGCGATGGATTATGTCGAAAGCATCGGGCTGGAAGCGATCCACGCGCATGAAACCGCATTGGTCCGCCGGACGCGCGCAGCATTGCGCGAGCTCAACAGCGTGACCTTGTTCGGGCCGGAAGATTCCGCCGGAATCGTCAGCTTCGCGGTCGAGGGGGTTCATCCCCACGATGTCGGCACCATATTGGACGAGAGCAGGATTGCGATCCGCGCCGGCCATCATTGTGCGCAGCCGTTGATGGAGGCGCTGGGGGTGCCGGCAACGGCACGCGCCAGCTTCGGCGTCTATAATGGGCCGGGCGATGTGGACGCGTTGGTCAAGGGTATCGAGCGGGTAAGGCGTATCTTCGGATGA
- a CDS encoding phospholipase D-like domain-containing protein, with protein sequence MKTSPHPHAESPSKHFTVDGNRLTLLVAGPERLKALIALIDGAKENLRLLYYIYTDDETGREVRAAMERALERGVAVSLIVDGFGSSAKPDFFKPLQALGADVCHFLPRYGRRYLLRNHQKLALADEHHAIVGGFNVENDYFDEQKGWRDLGICVEGPAAQRLASYFDALAKWTHQAQAPLRDLRHALGRWSNPKGGKACWLLGGPTRRLSPWARTLRSDVGKSRRLDLIAAYFAPTPRMMRAIERVAKRGGEARVITPSKTDHDVAIAAARHTYHRLLSRGVRVFEYQPLKLHTKLFVIDDVVHIGSANFDVRSLFLNLEIMLRVEDKAFADHMRGYFEGELANSREITVDQHRKAGFLTRLRWAAAYYLMAVVDASVTRRLNFGVNQ encoded by the coding sequence TTGAAGACCTCCCCGCACCCGCACGCGGAAAGCCCGTCCAAACATTTTACCGTCGATGGCAATCGGCTGACCTTGCTTGTCGCCGGCCCGGAGCGGCTGAAGGCGCTGATCGCCCTGATCGACGGGGCTAAGGAAAATCTGCGGCTGCTTTATTATATCTACACCGATGACGAGACCGGCCGCGAGGTGCGGGCCGCAATGGAGCGCGCACTGGAACGCGGCGTCGCCGTCTCGCTGATCGTCGACGGCTTCGGCAGCTCGGCCAAACCCGATTTCTTCAAGCCGCTGCAAGCGCTGGGCGCCGACGTTTGCCATTTCCTGCCGCGTTATGGGCGGCGTTATCTGTTGCGCAACCACCAGAAGCTGGCGCTGGCGGACGAACATCATGCGATCGTCGGCGGCTTCAACGTCGAAAATGATTATTTCGACGAGCAGAAAGGCTGGCGCGATCTCGGCATCTGCGTCGAGGGCCCGGCGGCGCAGCGGCTCGCGAGTTATTTCGACGCACTCGCCAAATGGACGCATCAGGCCCAGGCGCCGCTGCGCGACTTGCGCCACGCGCTCGGCCGGTGGAGCAACCCCAAGGGCGGCAAGGCCTGCTGGCTGCTCGGCGGCCCGACCCGGCGGCTGAGTCCATGGGCACGCACGCTGCGCAGCGATGTGGGGAAGAGCCGGCGGCTCGACCTGATCGCGGCATATTTCGCGCCGACGCCGCGCATGATGCGCGCGATCGAGCGGGTCGCCAAGCGCGGCGGCGAAGCGCGCGTGATCACGCCGTCCAAGACCGACCACGATGTCGCGATCGCGGCGGCGCGCCACACCTATCATCGTCTATTGTCGCGCGGCGTGCGCGTGTTCGAATATCAGCCGCTCAAGCTGCACACCAAATTGTTCGTGATCGACGATGTGGTGCACATCGGATCGGCCAATTTCGACGTACGCAGCCTATTCCTCAACCTCGAGATCATGCTGCGGGTCGAGGACAAGGCCTTCGCCGATCATATGCGCGGCTATTTCGAGGGCGAGCTCGCCAATTCGCGCGAAATCACCGTCGATCAGCACAGGAAAGCGGGCTTCCTCACCCGCCTGCGCTGGGCAGCCGCTTATTATCTGATGGCGGTGGTCGACGCGAGCGTCACGCGTCGGCTGAACTTTGGGGTCAACCAGTGA
- a CDS encoding LysR substrate-binding domain-containing protein, whose protein sequence is MRRLPPLTAVEAFVQVARLGSVKAAAEELALSSPALSRRIQSLERFVARPLFERRHQAMMLNNDGEQLLARVAPALDALAVAIDATTGEGDLLRLRLNVPPLFASQRLIGRLPELRARHESLHIDLDTQPHALARLGEGLDAAIVIAREIDPALYSRKIAQSRVAAIGSPKLREGSGAIRKPDDLAHATILVHRDMPELFNIWRESIGRPDLEPQATDHFDSGQLILDAAAQGLGVAFMLDEHVEGSHDPRLVRIFDEVADSSYSYWFAARRTGLSNRAVKIFHDWLFETIA, encoded by the coding sequence GTGCGTCGGCTTCCCCCGCTCACGGCCGTAGAGGCATTCGTGCAGGTTGCGCGCCTGGGCTCGGTCAAGGCTGCCGCCGAAGAGCTGGCCTTATCCTCGCCAGCCCTCAGCAGGCGCATCCAATCGCTTGAGCGCTTCGTCGCCCGCCCGCTGTTCGAACGGCGCCATCAGGCGATGATGCTCAACAATGACGGGGAGCAGTTGCTGGCACGGGTCGCCCCCGCCCTCGATGCACTTGCCGTTGCAATCGACGCAACCACCGGGGAGGGGGATTTGTTACGGCTGCGACTCAATGTCCCGCCGCTTTTTGCATCGCAGCGCTTGATCGGCCGATTGCCTGAACTGCGCGCCCGGCACGAATCGCTCCACATCGATCTCGATACCCAACCGCATGCGCTGGCGCGGCTCGGAGAGGGACTCGATGCTGCGATCGTAATCGCGCGGGAGATCGACCCGGCGCTCTATTCGCGCAAGATTGCGCAGAGCCGGGTCGCGGCGATCGGCTCGCCGAAGTTGCGCGAGGGTTCCGGCGCGATCCGCAAGCCCGACGATCTCGCCCATGCCACCATCCTCGTCCACCGCGACATGCCGGAATTGTTCAACATCTGGCGCGAATCGATCGGGCGGCCCGATCTGGAGCCGCAGGCGACCGACCATTTCGATTCGGGCCAGCTGATCCTCGACGCGGCTGCGCAGGGTCTGGGCGTGGCGTTCATGCTCGACGAGCATGTCGAAGGCTCGCACGATCCGCGCCTCGTGCGCATTTTCGACGAGGTCGCGGATTCGAGTTACAGTTACTGGTTCGCGGCGCGCCGCACGGGCCTGTCCAACCGCGCCGTGAAGATCTTCCACGACTGGCTGTTCGAGACGATCGCTTGA
- a CDS encoding LLM class flavin-dependent oxidoreductase, whose amino-acid sequence MVQVTYRLSVLDQSPIAAGSTATDALHNTLDLAQAADALGYHRYWLAEHHASRSLAGVAPEVMIGPVALATNRIRVGSGGIMLPHYSPFKVAEMFAMLSALAPGRIDLGLGRAPGSDQRTAFALQRDRSRRMPNDFPDMLDELTAYLQGTMPQDHAFAPLQDLMPTGGGIPELWMLGSSPESAYWAAERGLPYCFADFINSDGAHLARTYRANFRPSAQLAEPYVMAATWTIAAPSAEEAERLAAPARMMFAHLVSGTPIPVPSVEDALAWLDANPQANRQRRRTVLGTPLQVRAGLDEVAADYTADELMLVNILPDHAARKRSYELVAAEYGLAPVTAAA is encoded by the coding sequence ATGGTTCAGGTGACCTATCGCCTCTCCGTTCTCGACCAGTCGCCCATCGCCGCGGGTTCGACCGCGACCGATGCCCTCCACAATACGCTCGACCTTGCACAGGCGGCCGATGCTCTCGGTTATCACCGCTATTGGCTGGCCGAGCACCATGCTTCGCGCTCGCTGGCGGGCGTCGCGCCGGAGGTGATGATCGGGCCGGTGGCGCTGGCAACCAATCGCATCCGGGTCGGATCGGGCGGCATCATGTTGCCCCATTATTCGCCGTTCAAGGTCGCGGAGATGTTCGCAATGCTGTCCGCGCTGGCGCCGGGCCGGATTGACCTGGGCCTCGGCCGCGCACCCGGTAGCGACCAGCGCACCGCATTCGCGCTCCAGCGCGATCGCAGCCGGCGCATGCCCAACGACTTTCCCGACATGCTCGACGAGCTGACGGCTTACCTGCAGGGGACGATGCCGCAGGACCATGCCTTCGCGCCGCTGCAAGATCTGATGCCGACCGGCGGCGGCATACCCGAATTGTGGATGCTCGGCTCCTCGCCCGAATCGGCCTATTGGGCGGCGGAGCGCGGCCTGCCTTATTGCTTCGCCGACTTCATCAATTCCGACGGCGCGCATCTTGCGCGTACCTATCGCGCAAATTTCCGCCCATCCGCGCAGCTCGCCGAGCCCTATGTCATGGCCGCCACCTGGACAATCGCCGCGCCGAGCGCGGAGGAGGCGGAGCGGCTCGCGGCACCCGCGCGCATGATGTTCGCCCACCTGGTCAGCGGCACGCCCATCCCCGTTCCCTCGGTCGAGGATGCGCTGGCGTGGCTCGATGCCAATCCGCAGGCCAACCGCCAGCGCCGCCGCACCGTGCTGGGTACGCCGCTGCAGGTGCGGGCGGGGCTGGATGAGGTCGCCGCCGATTATACCGCGGACGAATTGATGCTGGTCAACATCCTGCCCGATCACGCCGCGCGCAAGCGCTCCTACGAACTGGTCGCCGCCGAATATGGGCTGGCGCCCGTCACCGCCGCTGCTTAA
- a CDS encoding SUF system Fe-S cluster assembly regulator: MRLSNLADYAVVMLAAAARSDGARLSATCLAEQTGVPLPTAQKLVGRLAAAGVIVSSRGTGGGFRLARDPSAISLADIVEAVEGKIAMTTCVDHGRHDCAVEGTCLVKPHWNAVNDAMRGALAGVSLASLAQTPVRPEPVEGLPFSSLTAESEDRAPTRSARTVGA; the protein is encoded by the coding sequence ATGCGCCTTTCAAATCTCGCTGATTATGCCGTTGTCATGCTAGCCGCCGCGGCGCGCAGCGACGGTGCACGTCTGAGTGCGACTTGTCTTGCCGAGCAGACCGGCGTGCCTTTGCCAACCGCGCAGAAATTGGTCGGCCGGCTCGCGGCGGCGGGCGTGATCGTTTCTTCGCGTGGCACCGGCGGCGGGTTTCGGCTGGCACGCGATCCGTCCGCGATCAGCCTGGCCGATATCGTGGAGGCAGTGGAAGGCAAGATCGCGATGACGACCTGCGTCGACCATGGCCGCCACGATTGCGCGGTTGAGGGCACCTGCCTGGTCAAGCCGCACTGGAATGCCGTCAACGATGCGATGCGCGGCGCGCTCGCGGGGGTGAGTTTGGCGTCGCTCGCCCAAACTCCCGTTCGCCCTGAGCCTGTCGAAGGGCTGCCTTTTTCTTCTCTGACGGCTGAAAGTGAAGACAGGGCTCCGACACGCTCAGCCCGAACGGTGGGGGCGTAA
- a CDS encoding SufB/SufD family protein: protein MTSLPTKRDEAWRYSDLQALERIWPVPIPGKIVVPAGDSHYVSLVQDAVADAAIVRDYVIEVGVGASFAMQIVNSGGTLGRVALDVTLYEGASFDLDAALIAGRDQTIELVTTMRHFEAGATSRQTVRGIAGSNGTISYLGKVAVSRDAQKTDSVQSVKGMLLDRTAAVNAKPELEIYADDVKCAHGATVGELDAQALFYLASRGLPPVEAKAVLLRAFVSGLFDGSEDEAKFAAAIDAALERVL, encoded by the coding sequence GTGACGTCGCTGCCGACCAAACGTGACGAGGCCTGGCGCTATAGCGATCTCCAGGCGCTGGAACGCATTTGGCCGGTGCCGATCCCGGGCAAGATCGTCGTGCCGGCCGGCGACAGTCACTATGTCAGTCTGGTCCAAGACGCCGTCGCCGATGCGGCAATTGTGCGGGACTATGTCATCGAGGTCGGCGTCGGCGCGTCCTTCGCAATGCAGATCGTCAATAGCGGCGGCACGCTCGGGCGGGTCGCGCTGGACGTCACCCTTTATGAAGGGGCGTCATTCGATCTGGACGCTGCGCTGATAGCGGGCAGGGACCAGACGATCGAGCTCGTCACGACGATGCGCCATTTCGAGGCAGGCGCAACCAGCCGGCAGACGGTGCGCGGCATTGCCGGCAGCAACGGCACCATCTCCTATCTCGGCAAGGTCGCGGTCTCGCGCGATGCGCAGAAGACGGACTCGGTCCAGTCGGTGAAGGGCATGCTGCTGGATCGCACAGCGGCCGTGAATGCCAAGCCCGAGCTCGAAATCTATGCCGACGACGTGAAGTGCGCGCATGGCGCGACCGTCGGCGAGCTTGATGCGCAGGCATTATTCTATCTCGCCAGCCGCGGCCTGCCGCCGGTTGAGGCGAAGGCGGTGCTGTTGCGCGCGTTCGTCAGCGGGCTGTTCGACGGCTCGGAGGACGAGGCGAAGTTCGCGGCGGCAATCGATGCAGCGCTGGAGCGGGTGCTGTGA
- a CDS encoding HesB/IscA family protein, whose translation MATTLRQRPAALTLTPSAERRIADLMAQAPDGAIGVKLSTPRRGCSGLAYSVDYVTSASPMDEKVATPGGDLYIDGASLLYLIGSNMDWVEDDFAAGFVFANPNAKGSCGCGESFTV comes from the coding sequence ATGGCCACAACCCTTCGCCAACGCCCGGCCGCGCTTACGCTGACGCCGTCTGCCGAGCGGCGCATCGCCGACCTGATGGCGCAGGCGCCGGATGGCGCGATCGGGGTCAAGCTGTCGACGCCGCGTCGCGGCTGTTCCGGCCTGGCTTATTCGGTGGACTATGTGACCAGCGCCAGCCCGATGGATGAGAAAGTCGCGACGCCTGGCGGCGACCTCTATATCGACGGCGCGAGCCTGCTTTACCTGATCGGCAGCAACATGGACTGGGTAGAGGACGATTTCGCCGCCGGCTTCGTCTTCGCCAATCCCAATGCCAAGGGCAGCTGCGGCTGCGGCGAGAGTTTCACGGTCTGA
- the rpoZ gene encoding DNA-directed RNA polymerase subunit omega, whose amino-acid sequence MARVTVEDCVDKIPNRFDLVLLAAQRARQISGGAELTIDRDRDKNPVVALREIAEETVVPDELTEAVVQNLQRVQVDEEDAPDAIGSLSASAEALRLTAAAPPRTQNLGADYE is encoded by the coding sequence ATGGCGCGCGTTACCGTCGAAGATTGCGTCGACAAAATTCCCAACCGGTTCGATCTGGTGCTGCTCGCAGCCCAGCGTGCGCGGCAGATTTCCGGCGGAGCCGAGCTCACGATCGATCGCGATCGCGATAAAAACCCGGTCGTCGCCTTGCGCGAGATTGCGGAAGAGACGGTGGTTCCCGACGAACTGACCGAGGCGGTCGTGCAGAATCTGCAGCGCGTCCAGGTTGACGAGGAAGACGCACCGGATGCGATCGGCTCGCTGTCGGCCTCGGCCGAGGCGCTGCGCCTCACCGCCGCTGCTCCGCCGCGCACCCAGAATCTCGGCGCCGACTACGAATAA
- the sufB gene encoding Fe-S cluster assembly protein SufB, which yields MATRNAEAYAAIEKTYEWGFSSDIEQEFAPKGLNEDIVRFISAKKSEPEWMLDYRLKAYRHWLTMETPDWAKLRIPPIDYQDAYYYAAPKEKPKLGSLDEVDPEILRVYEKLGIPIEEQKMLAGVEGSRKIAVDAVFDSVSVATTFRAELERAGVIFRSISEALKEFPDLVRKWLGKVVPIHDNYFAALNAAVFSDGTFVYIPEGVRCPMELSTYFRINAANTGQFERTLIVADKGSYVSYLEGCTAPMRDENQLHAAVVELVALDDAEIKYSTVQNWYPGDANGVGGIYNFVTKRALCQGRNSKVSWTQVETGSAVTWKYPSCVLAGENSVGEFYSVAVTNNHQQADTGTKMIHLGKGSRSTIVSKGISAGKSDNTYRGLVRVGPTAENVRNFTQCDSLLLGSDCGAHTVPYIEVRNPTAQIEHEATTSKISDDQLFYAMSRGLDQEAAVALIVNGFAKEVLQQLPMEFAVEAQKLLGISLEGSVG from the coding sequence ATGGCCACGCGTAACGCCGAAGCCTACGCCGCCATCGAGAAGACCTACGAATGGGGCTTTTCGAGCGATATCGAGCAGGAGTTCGCGCCCAAGGGGCTGAACGAGGATATCGTCCGCTTCATCTCGGCCAAGAAAAGCGAGCCGGAGTGGATGCTCGACTATCGGCTCAAGGCCTATCGCCACTGGCTGACGATGGAGACGCCGGACTGGGCCAAGCTCAGGATCCCGCCGATCGATTATCAGGACGCTTATTATTACGCTGCGCCCAAGGAGAAGCCAAAGCTCGGCAGCCTCGACGAGGTCGATCCCGAGATTTTGCGCGTCTATGAAAAGCTCGGCATCCCGATCGAGGAGCAGAAGATGCTCGCCGGCGTCGAGGGCAGCCGCAAGATCGCCGTCGATGCCGTGTTTGACAGCGTCTCGGTCGCGACCACCTTCCGCGCCGAGCTGGAACGAGCAGGCGTCATCTTCCGCTCGATCAGCGAGGCGTTGAAGGAATTTCCCGATCTGGTGCGCAAATGGCTCGGCAAGGTCGTGCCGATCCACGACAATTATTTCGCGGCGTTGAACGCGGCGGTCTTCTCCGACGGCACCTTCGTCTACATTCCCGAAGGCGTGCGCTGCCCGATGGAATTGAGCACCTATTTCCGGATCAACGCCGCAAATACCGGCCAGTTCGAGCGCACCTTGATCGTCGCCGACAAGGGCAGCTACGTCTCCTACCTGGAGGGCTGCACCGCGCCGATGCGCGACGAGAACCAGCTCCATGCCGCCGTGGTCGAACTGGTCGCGCTCGACGATGCCGAGATCAAATATTCGACCGTGCAGAATTGGTATCCGGGCGATGCCAACGGCGTCGGCGGCATCTATAATTTCGTGACCAAGCGCGCGCTCTGCCAGGGCCGCAACAGCAAGGTTTCGTGGACCCAGGTTGAGACCGGCAGCGCGGTCACCTGGAAATATCCGAGCTGCGTGCTGGCGGGCGAGAATAGCGTCGGCGAATTCTATTCGGTCGCGGTCACCAACAATCATCAGCAGGCCGACACCGGCACCAAGATGATCCACTTGGGCAAGGGGTCGCGCTCGACGATCGTGTCGAAGGGCATCTCGGCCGGCAAGTCGGACAACACCTATCGCGGACTCGTCCGCGTCGGCCCGACGGCGGAGAATGTCCGCAACTTCACCCAGTGCGACAGCCTGCTGCTCGGCTCCGACTGCGGCGCGCACACCGTGCCCTATATCGAGGTGCGCAATCCGACCGCGCAGATCGAGCATGAGGCGACGACCAGCAAGATAAGCGATGACCAGCTTTTCTACGCTATGTCGCGCGGGCTCGATCAGGAGGCGGCGGTTGCCTTGATCGTCAATGGCTTCGCCAAGGAAGTGCTGCAGCAACTGCCGATGGAATTCGCGGTCGAGGCGCAGAAACTGCTGGGGATTTCGCTGGAGGGATCGGTTGGCTGA
- a CDS encoding peptidylprolyl isomerase: MADDTLTLTLDTGNDTGGDVVIKLRPDLAPGHVARITELAQEGFYDGVVFHRVIPGFMAQGGDPTGTGMGGSKKPDIKAEFSSEPHVRGICSMARSSNPNSANSQFFIVFDDATFLDRQYTVWGEVTSGMEHVDALPKGEPPRAPGKIVKATIS, encoded by the coding sequence ATGGCCGACGACACGCTGACGCTCACCCTCGATACCGGTAACGACACGGGCGGCGACGTCGTGATCAAGCTGCGCCCCGATCTGGCACCGGGCCATGTCGCGCGCATCACCGAGCTCGCCCAGGAAGGTTTCTACGACGGGGTCGTGTTCCACCGCGTCATCCCCGGCTTCATGGCCCAGGGCGGCGATCCGACCGGCACCGGCATGGGCGGATCGAAGAAGCCCGACATCAAGGCCGAATTCTCGTCCGAGCCGCACGTTCGCGGCATCTGCTCGATGGCCCGCTCTTCCAACCCCAACAGCGCCAACAGCCAGTTCTTCATCGTGTTCGACGACGCGACCTTTCTCGACCGCCAATATACGGTGTGGGGCGAGGTGACGTCGGGCATGGAGCATGTCGACGCGCTGCCCAAGGGCGAGCCGCCGCGCGCGCCCGGCAAGATCGTCAAGGCGACCATTTCCTAA
- a CDS encoding class I SAM-dependent methyltransferase, whose protein sequence is MFFKGFLRHPVMVGSIIPSSRKLIRTMLSRTDWANTKLFVEYGPGVGTFCQAVLDRMGPDATYIAIDTNPDFTDYLARTISDPRFIPVLGSAADVRRIINDHGHEQADYILSGLPFSTLPPGVGGKIATETAAVLRVGGAFLVYQFSPKVRDFLEMGFQRIDHAFEPINIPPAQLYWAWKD, encoded by the coding sequence ATGTTCTTCAAGGGCTTCCTGCGCCACCCGGTGATGGTCGGCTCGATCATCCCCTCGTCGCGCAAGCTGATCCGCACGATGCTGTCGCGTACCGACTGGGCCAATACCAAATTGTTCGTCGAATATGGTCCCGGCGTCGGCACATTCTGCCAGGCGGTGCTCGATCGCATGGGCCCGGACGCGACCTATATCGCGATCGATACCAATCCCGACTTTACCGACTATCTAGCGCGCACGATTAGCGACCCGCGCTTCATACCCGTCTTGGGCTCGGCTGCCGACGTGCGGCGCATCATCAACGATCACGGCCACGAGCAGGCGGACTATATCCTTTCGGGCCTGCCCTTTTCGACGCTGCCGCCCGGCGTCGGCGGCAAGATCGCGACCGAGACCGCAGCGGTGCTGCGTGTCGGAGGCGCTTTCCTGGTCTACCAATTTTCGCCCAAGGTCCGCGACTTCCTGGAAATGGGCTTCCAGCGGATCGACCATGCGTTCGAGCCGATCAATATCCCCCCTGCCCAGCTCTACTGGGCCTGGAAGGACTAA
- a CDS encoding SUF system Fe-S cluster assembly protein codes for MNEERKIEVEELTEAPPAPPKARVDDAVLEESGRAKDYLAGFLQPAAPPAQGEIGGDLYERVIDALKEIYDPEIPVNIYDLGLIYGVDIADDAHVTVTMTLTTPHCPVAESMPGEIELRVGSVPGVGLADVNLVWDPPWDPQKMSDEAKLELGML; via the coding sequence ATGAATGAGGAACGAAAAATCGAGGTCGAGGAATTGACCGAGGCTCCGCCGGCGCCGCCCAAGGCACGCGTCGACGATGCCGTGCTGGAAGAAAGCGGACGCGCCAAGGATTATCTCGCCGGCTTCCTCCAGCCCGCCGCTCCGCCGGCGCAGGGCGAGATTGGCGGCGACCTGTACGAACGCGTGATCGACGCGCTCAAGGAAATTTACGATCCGGAAATCCCGGTCAACATCTACGATCTCGGCCTGATCTATGGCGTCGACATCGCGGACGATGCGCATGTCACGGTGACGATGACGCTGACCACACCGCATTGCCCGGTGGCGGAATCGATGCCGGGCGAGATCGAATTGCGCGTCGGCTCGGTGCCCGGCGTCGGCCTCGCCGACGTCAACCTGGTGTGGGATCCGCCGTGGGACCCGCAGAAGATGTCCGACGAAGCCAAGCTTGAACTGGGGATGTTGTAA
- the sufC gene encoding Fe-S cluster assembly ATPase SufC, with product MLKIENLHAEIDGKAILKGLSLSLNAGEIHAIMGPNGAGKSTLGYVLAGRPGYEVTEGSVSFEGADLLEMAPHARAAAGLFLGFQYPVEIPGVSNLQFLREALNAQRRSRGEEPLSGGDFIKRARAQADALGLDPDMLKRPVNVGFSGGEKKRAEMVQMGIIDPKLAILDETDSGLDIDALRAVGAGINAIMRKPGKAVLLITHYQRLLDYVRPDFVHVLAGGRIVRSGGPELAHQLEAEGYADIAA from the coding sequence ATGCTTAAGATTGAAAACCTCCACGCCGAAATCGACGGCAAGGCGATCCTCAAGGGTCTGTCGCTGTCGCTGAACGCGGGCGAGATCCATGCGATCATGGGACCGAATGGCGCCGGGAAATCGACGCTGGGTTATGTCCTGGCGGGGCGACCCGGTTACGAAGTGACCGAGGGTTCGGTTTCCTTTGAAGGCGCCGATCTGCTCGAAATGGCGCCGCACGCGCGCGCCGCGGCGGGCCTGTTCCTGGGCTTCCAATATCCGGTCGAGATTCCGGGCGTGTCCAACCTGCAATTCCTGCGCGAGGCGCTCAATGCGCAACGCCGCTCGCGTGGCGAAGAGCCCTTGTCGGGCGGCGATTTCATCAAGCGCGCGCGCGCACAGGCGGACGCGCTCGGCCTCGATCCGGATATGCTCAAGCGGCCGGTCAATGTCGGCTTTTCCGGCGGCGAGAAGAAGCGCGCCGAGATGGTGCAGATGGGGATCATCGATCCGAAGCTCGCCATCCTCGACGAGACCGATAGTGGGCTCGATATCGATGCGCTGCGTGCCGTCGGTGCCGGCATCAACGCGATCATGCGCAAGCCCGGCAAGGCGGTTCTGCTGATCACCCATTATCAGCGGCTGCTCGATTATGTGCGGCCGGATTTCGTCCATGTCCTCGCGGGCGGGCGCATCGTGCGTTCGGGCGGCCCGGAACTGGCCCACCAGCTGGAGGCTGAGGGCTATGCGGATATTGCGGCGTGA